The Poecile atricapillus isolate bPoeAtr1 chromosome 6, bPoeAtr1.hap1, whole genome shotgun sequence genome contains the following window.
TACAGCTGGCTGGTGAGTGATTGAGAAAGCTGGGTAAGATGCTAGAAGCTTATATCAAAAACTGAGGCTGTTCAAGTCCCTTCTCTTCAGTATATCTCGTTAGGTCTCAAATATTGCTGCCAAATCAGCTGTATGGCAGTTGGCCATATAAGCACCAGCACATAGGAGCAAAAAATAGGCATAACTGAAAAAATCCTATATAGATCTAGTTAAAATAACTGATTTGTGTGTCCCCTTAGATTTCTTTCTCCTATGTGTATAAGGAAGATAAACTTGATGATAGGGCCTTGTGGAGCTCTTGAGTGCCATAATGCTCAATTTTACCTCTTGCACCATGGTTCCCACTATGGTGGGATGATGCACCACGTGTATTGGGCTCTCTGTTGCTCTGTCACCAACATTGCCACAGTTCCACCCTGAACATGATGCTTCTCCTGTAGGAGAGGATGTAATGCTGTGAGGTTTCAGCACAGGATGCAAAGAACGTTGTTAGCCTTGCTGGAGATCAGCACCTGACAGAGCAAGTGCAACAAACGGGGTGGGAAATGCTTGGTGAGACTCTCAAAGTGACATGCTTGACACTCCTGGGAAAAACTGGTCCTTTCACAAGATTTTGCAGCTGCTAGACATACTTAGCCTACATCTCTGCCCAATCACTGTCCTGATGTAGAAGCCTGGTTTCCCTGTGCAACAGTGGTGCAGTTACAGCTGTTATTAGTGCTGGAACTGGACCAACAGGACCTTCCCCTCTGCCGTGTACTAGAACACTCCCTCACATCCCGATTCCCTTGTGCACCATCCTTTCCCTTTTGCTGTCCTGACTACCGTGTTCCTATTGCTCTCCTCTCAAGGGGGTTCTGGCCCCGGGGGTGTCCGGGCAGCGGTCACTGGACAGGTGCTGTGACAGCGATCAGACGCACCGGCCGCTCCGGAGGTACAAGCTGCAGCTGGCGGGCGCTGCCCCGCTGCCTGTCGCgctgccagggcagcaggtGCGGCTCTCtgtgcccaccccgtccccctctCGCCCCACCTTCATGCCACAGCCCcgggctcggctcggctcggcccgggGCGCGGCCCGTGGGCCGGGGCTGCGCCGCCCGGCCCCACCTGCGCCCGCCGGCTTCAAAGGGGAAGGCGGGCGGGTGGCGGCTgcatccctcccttcctccctctcttccctcccactTCCCGCACCGCCGCGTCTCTCAGTCGGGCCGTGCTCCGCCGGGACTCGCTGCAGGTGGGTGCCGGCACCGCGGCGGAGGGCGGGGGCGGCCGGCCCGGGAGGAGCCGGCTCGGCAGCACCTGCGGCCGGTGCTTCTCGGCCCGTCCCATCGGCCAGGCTTCTCGGCTCCGCAGAGCGCTGCCCCGCTGCCGTGTCCTGGCCGGCTGCCGTGCTCGCAGGGCTCCTTTGGCCCCGCGGCGTGGCGGGGTCGGTGGGGTGCGGGCGGGGGCTGCCAGCCGCGCTCCGGGTGAGCGCTGTAGGGCTGGGCTGATGGCACCTGAGCGCTGCCCGGCCggggagatggggacagggactcGGTCTGAATTCCCAGCTGTCGGCCTGGTCCCGGCTCTGCCCGGACACCTGTGTGCAGCCCGGCTCGCTCCAGCGAGGCCGCGGACGGGCGCGAGTTCAGCATCTGCTTCAATGCGCAGGACCGGAGACTTGGCACAAAGACGCATTCAGAGCGCTTTTGTGTAACTTGCTTCATCTTCCTTTAGAAGATTACATCTCAGGAATATCTTCCATCTCCTGTTCTGCCTCCTCTTCCTATGCAACCCTCTTCAACCTCTGTTtacagcagctcagccaggtCTCATTCTTCTGGCGTGCTCAGAGCCAAGAAGCTCTTCGGTTTGGTTGTGGGTTTCTTTTACAAGAGGGCGTCAATTGTTTCATTGAAGATAAGACTCACCCCTAGCTTCTCTACTCCTGTAACTCTGTCAAATGTGATCAGACTTGTCTGTCAGGACTTTATCAGTCCCCATAGCTTTCTCCACAAGATTTCACAACTTTCTGGGGTGTTTaataacttttctttaaatacGGTGCTTCTCTGCAGAAAGAAGCTGAAACGACAAGGCAGTAAATGGGAAGACTCGTTTCCTCCCCATTCCCCTTGACTGCTTCTCTAAGGATTAGTGGGTGCACCTGTGTCTTCTGAGTTTTTTCTCTGCCATCTGAAGAACTTATTTGAGTGTCATACAAACATAATTTCTTATTAAGACCAAATAGTGCTCTGCCCTGTCATGGGCTCTCACTTTGAGGTCTATGGCTCACATGACTATTTGGAAACAGCCCCAAgctgttctttctctttcatcCAGGAATTACAAATAATGTTCTGACTTGTTTCCACACTGCAGACCTCAGACCACTCACAAGGGGCACAGTCTCACATCAGCTGCTTCTGTCTTGCAACCACATTTTAAGCAAGGGAAAAAGGCTGTCCGGAAGAACTTGTTATTGCAGAGCACCCTGGTGTCACAAACCATCTCTGTTCCATTCAGAAGACAAACAGGAAGCCTGTGGATATTGAATGGGGGAAATCTCACTTACTACCTAGACAGATTTAATGTATGAGGAGAGGTCAGGTAGGGAAGCAGATGTGTGGTGTCTGACACCGTCCCCCAGCTCAAGGTCTTGAAGATGTGTGTAGTTTCAGATACTGAGTCAAGCTGAGATCCAGatctttatttgttttctcagtTGTTGTGGACCAATATTTCCTTTGCTGTCCTAGTTCCCTGGCAGTGATCTATCATCTGGGAACCTCCTGCTAGCCCACAGATTCCCACCTTGCCTGTAGAATTTCCTCCATATAACTCTAATGAGACAGGAAGGATGTTGAAGATGCTCCAAAGTACCAAAAGTTAGGAACTGTTTGGGGGCTACATCAATCTTTATCTGAAACAGATGAGCCAGAGCACTTCTGGTGTtttgtgacagcagcagcacacatgTGGGTATAAATCATTCTGATGCTGACCCGATCACTGCTGTGATTGTTCCCTTTGGTCCTTTGGGGATCTTGACTTCCTTCATTCTCTGTGTTTACAGTGGGCTGCCATGAATATGTAGAAGGAAAAATGCTAGAAGGGTATGTTGTTTTGAGCAGACCATCTTTGCACTATTCAGTCTGTgtgaaaacaatattttaaaaaaccctcagGGTTGTATACTTCCAGGGGATGCTTATATCTGAAGgactgtgttttttcctttatcatTGTTTTCTATACTAAAATACTAATTCTAGTATTGGTGTACTGTGATATTAGTATACTATAGTGCtaatattaatgttttaatgTAGTTTACCCTGGTGTAATAAACCAAAACCAGAGCACATAAGCCCACCAAGCACTGGGCTGGATGTGATTGATGGTTAAACTTCCCTGTTTCAACTtgtgctttgtttgttttgtacaGTATTGAATCCCCTAGGTTTTTACTAGGGATTCTCTTGGCAGCCCCTGCTTGTAGTGCAACATCCTCCTGCAGTGACAAAGTTTCTCTTGGAGCTGCATACCTACCTGCTTCAGAGTCTTGACTTCCTTAAATTAGGTGCAGCTAGGCTAGCTGTCATCAGCATGATGGTAGCTGATGGTCCTGTTTTTTCTGGATCATACTCAACAGATCAGACACACTTCAGTATCTTATTCCAGGAAGAGTTTAGAGCATCCAGGCGAAGATAtcttttgcttttggttttcagTTAATTCTGCTGCTTTGTTAACTCCTGAGAAGTTTGCAGTGAAAAGGTTTCTTACTGTGGGCAAGAGCTGCATAGAGACTAGGATACAGGAGGGGAAGTAATTCAGCTCCCTGTATGTGGGCTTCCAGGTCCTGGGCAGGAAGAAGGTAATACAAAAAAAGTGAGAGAGAGGTATAAATGGAAGTCCTTGCCTTTGAGCCTGTTCATAGCCCTTTTTTTGTGGGTTCTTTGCCTAGACTGCTTGCTGTCAGAGGTTTTAGTACTTTAGCCTAATAAAAGGCATCCAAATTAAATCAGAGCTGTAGCTGTTCACTTATTTCACTTAAGTTGATTGGTGTAATTTTCCATCAATACCAAAGCCATACCATGTCAAgtattttaagcattttaaatCATGGGACAAATTTCAGCCCAGTAAGAGGTTTCTGAGGGGCATTTCTGAAAGCTGTGCTTTCTCtgcttccttcctgctgcctcACTTTTCAGTGCCAACGCATTGCCGTGGCTTTGAAAGCTATCTCCCAGCAGCTGGATGTGGACAGGTGTGCAGGGTAGACAAGTAGGGGGGATGCTACTGCTTGCAGTGACAGTCTTGCTTTCCCAGGTCCTGCTCTTACCAAGGTGCCTGCTTTGCCCTAAACACTGTAGTAGTGAAACTTAAAACATTTGTGGTGTGGGCTTTTCCAACAGTTCCCTTGAACCCTTACTCTGGCTGCCAGTCTTAACTGTGATGTTAGAGGTGTTGCTCTGTGTAAATCAGCCAGCTGGCATGGCTCTGCCAAGCACTTGTCATGAAAACAGGGAAGGGTCTATTCTCTCTTTACAAGCCTTCCCCTTGCAGTGACAGGGTTATTTTTGCAGTATTTATGTGATATAGCCACTAGGACTTCCAGACCACAAACAAGGAGATGGTTCTGTTTACTGTGCTCTCAGCCCTAGTGTGGGATCTGTCATTTACTTTTTGTCACTTACTGGATTTTGCGCCTCTGACAAGGCACAAGTTGTGAATTCACCTTCCCAGAGAATCACATTCCCATGCCCAGGTGTTTGAAGGTTTCTGTTGAAGACTACCTGTCTGCAGCCTGCAGTAGCTGAGCTCCCATAGCcagagagctgagctgagcctgtgctgcactggccacagcagctgcccaggctgagggatcctgctgcagagctcaTGGACCAGCTTTTTTGTTCAGTGTTAGTAAGAGGTTAACCAGCAAGGTGAGCAGGTGGATTTTGAGCCTTCCCTCAACTGGGCCATTTAGCCCTTGTCTAGGTCTGGGACTTCCTTCCCCTTTGCTATCACAACCTGAAACTGCAACAATGACTAGTTGCTGAACAAGGGACAGAGAGCCCTTGTGCCCTTCTTGCTGGTAGTTAGTCTTCATTATATTCCAATAGCACTAAAAATCAGGGATATGTCTGGTGTATCCAGCAAAGCTTTAGGGCTGCAGCTATGACCAGGGTACCTGTctgggcacacacagagcagagattcTCTGGTGGTATTGAGCTGAGGTAAGAAAAAAGGTCTCTTCCTGCATCCTCTCACATCTTAGCAAGATTTGTAGCCTCCCTTGTTGCTTGGGCAGGGAGAAGAGGTTCCTGAGCCAGCGCCTTTAGTGATTGCTTCTGATTTTGGAAGAGATGAAACCACCAAGAGCAGTTTGCAAGTCTCACTGCATCAGCATCTGTCCCTGACCTGAGGGCTGAGATTGACATCTTACTTGTCATTTGGATTTTGGTAGTCCCCAGAGGGTCCTGGCTGAGCTGAGGGTCTTCAGCAATGTCTGGCACACAGGTCCATGGCAGAACACAGTCCTTGCTGAAAGTGGGTGGCAATTTCTTGCTTTAAATAACTATACCTTTTACCTGAactatttcttcatcttttacTTGTTGCCCAATGAGAAAACACCCTACCCCACATATAAAACCTCTTCTATTCTTCTTGGCATACTTCTGTGCATGTATGACCCACTAGGTGCCCCAGGACAAGCGTATGGCTGATTCTGTCATTAACTCCCTGCCATCTCAGAGTAGATCAGAAGTGCATGGCTGCCATCCTTCCCTTGCTTCCTGGAAGCAGCATGTGCTCCTGGATCTGCTGTAAATGTCGTAGCCAAATGCTTTACCTTCCCTGGTGTTGGGCAAGGAAAGTTCCCTTTGGGCCTCTCAAGTAATCTGAGCGGCTTTGTGGGCTGTAGCTCTGTTGTGACCAGTACTTTGTCACAGCCTGTTTCCTGCTGTTAGGGAGGCAGGATGCTTACTTCCCTTGCAGAGCTTATGCTTTCTTCTCTCCAGACCATCGCCTTTGTCTGCATTCTCCTGGAGCTCTTTTCCTGTGGGTCCAACTACCTTCTTGGTATCTGTTAGCTTTTCTTGTGCTTCTTATCACTCATGCAGGCACAGCCACACAGTTGACCCTGGGTGGGAAGGGTGGGAGTCCAAGCACTAGCAGGAATTGCCTTTGAAATGGGAGAGTCCCAACCAGCAACTGCTCTGTTTCTCTCCCATGTCTGCACCTTTATGTGCTTCATTTGGCCAGAGAGAGACCTGCTGAAGGTAGTCTGAAGACTGTATTTAGCAGAATCTTGTCCATTCCTTCCTTTCCCACCTCTTAATTGATCAAGCACTAGTGGAGAGGCTGTCAGAAAATCTTGTACCAAATTCCACTCTaccacatccctgcagccccaccaGGGCTTAGTGTGTGTGGGCCATCCAAAATCCACTTCTAATTGTTCCCATTGTaacttcttcctcttcccactGCTGTTTCCTAGCATGTCTGAACTGAGTTCTCAGAACACTACACTGCTTCTGACTATTCCCAAATAATTATCACATAATTCTTCTCCCAAAATAATGCTAGGTGTGGGTGAGGCGCGTTCGCTTCCAGTGATGTAGCAACATACCTTACACAACAGAAATCTTGGGTGTTTCACTAAACTGAAGAGGGGATGACGGCTTTAGGAGTGTGACTAAGGGGCgtcagtgtgcccaggtgttgCATGTCATCTCTGGGATTGCTTTCTGGGTTTGCCTTCTCCTAGTGGATGAGTATCCTGGCAcctgctttcctttcccagccccgCCCCCAGAGCCTCCCACGACTGATCCATACTGGAGCAGCTCTCTGTCCAGACCACTGCTGTGCTCTCTGGGATTGCAGCTCCTCTCAGTGGGTCCTGCTGTGACCTGGACTTGCTCCCGCCCTGTTTGTACTGAGCAGGGTGCCTTGCCAGCCATGTGAGGGCCAAAGCCAGAGCACACCTCTTGGCATTTCCACCAAGCTCTGCAGGCCTCCCAGTGAGCTTGCACAGACATCAAGGGCTCAGAGAGAACCAGCTGTTCTGGctggacagaaataaaaataaaatccaactGGGCTGGTTCTGTAGCGGTAAATAGGGGCTGAACTGCAAGTGTccctgctggtgctgtgacccAGCATAGCTCCTCCAGCCACTCACCCTTGGAAACGCTCTGTGAGTCAGTCTGATGGTTTTTGAGCCTTACGAGCATAGAGAAGAGGTTTTCAGGAAAACTCCCCTGATATCTTACTTTGGTTGGTGGGATactttttgtgggtttgtttctgttgttttttggggtttttttagggcaAGGCAGCGTGGATGGGGATGGATGTTCCCCAGTGAAGAACTCCTGACTGctctcctttcccagctcaTGAGTCCTGGCTTGCAGCTACAATTGCGACTGTTAGGTGCTGAGTGCATGACAGAGATGCTACATTAATGGCGTGTTTGTCTCCTTGCagtgatgaagatgatgaaggtGCTACCGTGCCCTGCTGCTCTTTTCCTAGTGATGACTGCATTCACTGTGGAGCCATCTCACTGTGCCAAGGTGCTGATCATGCCCACCATAGTCTTTGACAGCCACTTGCGAGTCTTCATGCGCGTGGCAGAGGCACTGACTGACCAGGGCCATGACCCTGTGCTGCTTCTTCACGAGGGTCGCGATGTGGAAACCTCCCTGCCTGGCTTCCGCGTGCAGAGGTACTGGGGTACCTTCAGCACAGAGAGCGCAGATGCCTGGGTGCAGGAGAAGATAAAGCGTGTCTTTCAAGGGAAGATGACCTCTCTGGAggtgttttcatttttggagAAGTACCTGGAAAACTGTGACTTAGTACTGGGAAATTCTACCCTTCTGCAGAAACTCCAGTGGGAGCACTTTGACCTGCTTTTGGTGGACCCCAATGAGATGTGTGGATTTATCCTGGCCCACATCCTACACATCAAATATGCTGTGATTTCCACTGGTTTCTGGTTCCCAGCAGAGATTGGTGCCACCTCCCCCATTGCCTATGTCCCTGAATTCAACTCCCTGATGACAGACAGGATGGGCTTTTTTGGTAGGACTTGGAATCTTCTAGTCTACATAATCACTCGTGTGGCTACAAAACTGGTCATCCTGCCCAAGTTTGAACGTCTCATGGAGAAGCATAGGGTGGAGCCCAAGACATCCATGTTGGACCTTGTTCATGGAACTagtcttttcttcctctgtaaTGATGTGGTGTTGGACTTTCCCCGTCCAACACTCCCACACGTCATTTTCACAGGGGGGATCCTTGCTGAGCCTGCAAAGCCCCTTCCAGTGGTAAGTGCAAGAAAACTTTGACCTATGATTGCACATCAGCTGGGGAAGCTATGAAGTACAGATCTTCTTTGGAAGAACCTTGTAAAAGTTCTGAAGtgtctggaaagctgctgtgttttggtgCTTGTGGGTGCTTTGGTGagacagagaacagtgaagtcTGTCAAGCTGCAGGGAGGATGTAGAATTAAGTGGTCCGCTCTGAAGTGGGGTTTGGCCTCACTGTCCATGTAGAATGGTGTGTGGAATTCCTAAGATGGAAGTGTTGCCCCTGGGACTTGATAATGAATAGTTTGTTTGCTCCTATGCTAAAGTGGAAATGGGAAGAACAGTTAATCTTCCTTGTTTCATCACTGATCTGTTAATCCAGAATTTCCTCCTTCACCCTATTTCTCACAGAGCATTTCTGCCCTTGGGCTTGTAGTCTTAAGAAACCACAGGGGAGAGCTTGTTCCTTCATTAAATTCAGTGCAGAATCCCAAAATGTAGAAAACTGAAGGGTATCATCCCCTTTTTCTCAGGGTTCAGTCCTGACAGGTCCTCTCAAGGCTTTGTCCAGCCTATGCCACACTAATCTGTGCTAAATTCAGACAGACATGTTCCTAAAGCCTCTGACTGAAGACAGTATTGGAACAGAGTAGGACTTACCTTACCACTTTTACAAACATTGAGGGGAAATAAACCTAGATTATAAAACTTGGGCAGTCAAGTGGCTGGTGGCTTAGTCAAGCCTGGTGGCTTGACTAAAGGTCTGAAATGGAGATAAGATttcaattttcaaattattagAGGCCTGTCAAGATCTCTGATGGCAACTTTAACTGATGCTGTGGATGCCAATatgttttggttaaaaaaaaagagatcaaaCGCCTTAAAAAGAAGCTCTCCAGATGTGTCTGACTGCACATGAGCCTTGCCCAcatggcacagcctgcaggTAATGAAACACACGTAGGGTGCTCCGAAAGCTGTGTCAGAGGGTGGCTGCCTCACAGCTCTTGCAAAACTCTGGCTCGGTCCGACCTGGCCACGTACACACCTGCCTTATAAAGAAGGGAGTTGTTTGCTAGGGCATTACTCATGTGCTTCACAGCTTCCAGAACAGATCCCAGGTCACCAAAGGAAAGAATGACGGAGATAAGTCCAGAGCCCTGCAGTAGGTGGTGGCTGTCATGCTAGCAGGTAGGCATGTCTGTGTCCACATCATGGGATGCCAGCAGGAGAGAGGACCTCTGTAGGTCTAGGTGTAACCTTAAAGAATGTCCCATCTGAAATGTAATTAAGTGTTTATTTCCTCCTATTTGAAACACTATGATTTTGATTGCTTCTAATTAGGACTTGGTTAAATATAGGTACGTATTTGAGAGAAAGTGAGAAGATTTGGTGGTCAACCATGCCTCCCTGGAAATTTCAGTGCTGTTTCTGAAAGTTAAATGTCATGGCCCAATTATAATGGATGACATAGTCATCTGGTTTAGGAGTCATCATACTTTtatttagaaaaggaaaaccagtACTTTCTCTTCTGTAGCAGTTTCAGTGGTTGTACTGCTCAAAGGATGTGAAACTCAAAAGaatggagaaaacaaaatatctcTGTTGTAAACTTTTTGATTCTTGGATTGTTTTAGGGCACTCTAAGCATTTCTGAAAAGATAGACTTGAGTCTCTGAAGCATACAACAAAGGAGAGATATCCCCAGAGAGTAACACTAAGATATGCTTTGTAACTCTTCCATGCTTTGATCCCGTAACTTTTAGACTATAATTAATATTCGGAATGAATCACtttagttttctcttttaataagagtttttttatattttttattaatgttcTCCTACATGTTTATTTTAGGAAGTATCTATAtcaaagatgtatttttattaaacttCCCTAGAATGCTCCAGACTGTGATTCATGGGAAACTTGAAGCAGGGCAGAATTCATAATGAGCAACAGACTCAGCCCAGCCTGGAATAAGAGGGAATAGTCCATGTTTGCTTCACAGCTGTGGTTGCTGATTTCTTCTCCCTACTACCTTCTGGCTTTGGTTTAAAAAAGTACAGACTCTCTTCTAGATACAGACTTGTTTATGGAACATTACAGGTTGCCTCTAAATGAAGGACAAATAACTGTGGGTTTTACTGGATCTGTAGCTACCTCTCCGTCGAGTGATCAAAAACTAAATCTGCTGTCTGCAAGTAGCTATCAAGGATGGGTAGAAGCCTTCTGTCAAGATGGCAAGACCTTTTGCCACCTCCAGGAGCCTTTGACATTGGAGAGTTTGTAGGAACTCTCCAGAAAGTTGTTCCTGACTGTGTGATGTTTTGTCTCTTGTATCAGCCTATGTCTGGAGACCCTGACAGGCCTCCTATCTTAGTGGTAATAGGAAAATAGCCTTCCTCTTTTTACTCCAATTTCCTTCTCTGCCCTGACTGTTCCTGTGTGGCTAGTCTGTTTCCAGAACTTTTCTTGTCAAAAGTAATGGTCTTACTCCAGTGCAGGAGATAATGCTATGAAATGCAGGTTTTGGACACTTCCCTGCAAACTCCCAAGACCAGCAGGTGCACAAGTAATTTCTACCTGGCTGGGTGCAAAAATCACAGTGGTTTTAGAGTTCATTGCATGGTGAAAGCTGTGTAGCTTTGTGCTCTGGGTGGATTTGGCTTCATCTTCTCTGTGGACAGCTTTCTAATGACAGAGGCAAGAGTGGGAAGGGCCTTTCTGCAGCAGTACTTCAaggcagctctgtgtgttttgCCCACAGGGTCTGCGTCTCTGGGTggaagcagcagaggcaggagtCGTTGTTGTCTCCTTTGGCATTGGGATCCGAGCTCTTCCAAGCGATTTGGTGGAGAAGATGGCTGGTGCATTTGCTCGCCTCCCGCAAAGGGTGGTGTGGAGGTGAAAAGGGAATGGGATTAATTTTCACTtgaattaaatgaaaaacaatgtTGAAGGGTGGTTCATTTCAAACCACAGAATCTGCTTTCTGTCTCTTGATCTGATTGAATTTATTATTGTTCTCTGTGtgtttctcttctccttttttcccttcctctgtcTCCTCCCACAGATATTTTGGTCAGAAGCCAAGAAACCTGGGTGAGAATACGCTGATGATGGGGTGGCTGCCCCAGAATGACCTGCTAGGTAAGGCTGGgttctgtgtatgtgtgtgctgctAGCAACACCCCTGGAGTTTAGCCCAAACCACAGCAAAGGCACATAAGGATAGCAGCACATGTGTGGGTCTTAACTCTGTTGCTTCTTGTGTGTCTGATCTGTACAAAACATGGTCCTCATCTAACACCTACTTGAAGCTGCTTGGCTCCTatctcccttctcctccaggGTCTACTCAGCAATTTTGGGCTGCCAAAAAGCCAGCTGTATTCCCAAAGGGCAGCATCCACTCTGCTCAGCCTGCCTGTTTTTCCTTAAACATACACCAACTTTGTGTGTTGAGGAGCCCCCTGTTAGCCCTGTTGCAACATGGAAGGCATTGACTTGCTACTATTTCTTTACCTGCAGGCCACCCCAATGTGAAAGCTTTTGTCAGCCACTGTGGGATGAATGGTGTATTTGAGGCAATTTATCACGGTGTGCCAGTGGTGGGATTTCCTTTCTATGGGGACCAGTTTGACATCATGACCAGAGTGCAGGCGAAGGGTATGGGTATCCTCATGGACTGGAGCAGAGTAAAAGAAGAGGAGCTTTACCAGGCTGTCATCACAGTCATCTCTGACCCCAGGTGAGGCACCTGGAAGCATCAAGCTCTTCCTTGGTGCAGACAATGTGTAGGGACCAGTGTGTCTTTTTGTGTTGACCCCTACACCACCTGTGATGGCTTCTGTACCAAGCTCAGTTGCAGGCTTTGCTCAGCTGACCAGATGTGTCAGTGCCTCAAAATCCTTAGATGCAGTTCAGGAGGAGATACTCCAGCATTTGCTGCTAAGGAGTGTGATTTAGTCGTGTTTAACTGACTGTAATGTTCTTAGAAAGTTTTCTGAGATACTGGGGAACAGACCTCTTCTCTTAATGCCAGCCTGTCATCAGGGAGAGTGAGATCACAGTCTCCCATTGGGACCTCTGTGAACTTGTCCAAAAAACTTTCTGTAGAAACAGAGAGggaacagcaggtattgttccATATGCTCCTTCTGTCAGTCACGTACTCTGCTTTTTCCTAGAACTGAAGCAGGAACAGAAAAGTGGTACAGGACTCCTGTTTTCTAACAGGACATGTGCAACTGCTGGTTTTTGAAATGCTCTCTGAGAGCttgatttttataatattttgtatttcttacTATTAAGAGGTGTTG
Protein-coding sequences here:
- the LOC131580482 gene encoding 2-hydroxyacylsphingosine 1-beta-galactosyltransferase-like — encoded protein: MKMMKVLPCPAALFLVMTAFTVEPSHCAKVLIMPTIVFDSHLRVFMRVAEALTDQGHDPVLLLHEGRDVETSLPGFRVQRYWGTFSTESADAWVQEKIKRVFQGKMTSLEVFSFLEKYLENCDLVLGNSTLLQKLQWEHFDLLLVDPNEMCGFILAHILHIKYAVISTGFWFPAEIGATSPIAYVPEFNSLMTDRMGFFGRTWNLLVYIITRVATKLVILPKFERLMEKHRVEPKTSMLDLVHGTSLFFLCNDVVLDFPRPTLPHVIFTGGILAEPAKPLPVGLRLWVEAAEAGVVVVSFGIGIRALPSDLVEKMAGAFARLPQRVVWRYFGQKPRNLGENTLMMGWLPQNDLLGHPNVKAFVSHCGMNGVFEAIYHGVPVVGFPFYGDQFDIMTRVQAKGMGILMDWSRVKEEELYQAVITVISDPSYRKAAQHISALHLDRPMHALNRTVYWLEYILRHNGAPYLRPAVYDLSLYEYFCLDILALLLLFLASIGFVLYKSVVWCRRKRASPVYQNGNCMKGHFTDEKKLQ